One part of the Dermacentor andersoni chromosome 2, qqDerAnde1_hic_scaffold, whole genome shotgun sequence genome encodes these proteins:
- the LOC126541639 gene encoding membrane metallo-endopeptidase-like 1 has protein sequence MLPTPVSLPTPIAVQAPGLTSPTTEKSVALPTFSLSVGAPPSGEAGSRGTWCGVPRSASSTTPLSQHTPSAAQSPVITSTSRQWQARQHKVLHGLREMAQSALQLPGALSQRSGDQLDKVAKQSPGVTVPLCLMLIMVLVAALVVLRLLWSSAGLVRRGQRCETYACREHASQLGAHREREPTAEPCEDFGRFVCSGWPRKYEIAQSVREQAIIEWMNRVGDPARSYPSDVNKTRSVTYRALAMVSACMKPDKLEDTDIMVNFMRTQGFAFPDEQWQLKRASYREQLRTLAVLAVHWRLPLWFDLKLVTSSRGPGETKGTRIIYVTPSSLAYIFNRMHVRLIKEAVHGRYARIVSSAVFNNETWQGGLLERSMYVQSSILGNLSNAAVETTHSTAEPWLGDVKHLARFVTQLDPDDWRYAFQSAFGAAGSPPISLDDPVFVSDVRLLDTIESLLAAHSPSDIAAHTSWWFAQVLSPLAYQVVMDSVRSTEFLGAMVHVIMCAMQVESVYNVLLAVLERNRLTTETRTSLVLLFERLRSVAITKVASSCRLDGDARAAFAEVAEAAQAVFWPEESSDGRSEDVLLRDLYGDAEPRSDDDFVQRWLSSRRALRHSLGTAAGDIATRVFSADYVSMASHDPFRRLVSLWTAALEPPYHAEGGTSAMRFGGLGFLLARELFRLADVVAATSVNDSSVTRPWSLWENEGDNSSAPAAECLEEGVFPDLPALETAYEAYLQNRRDEYDAPLSDLDIYTPEQVFFMTACHTFCRVDRDGAYVPDRCTVIMKNFRPFAAAFNCVYGSPMYPSKRCQFF, from the exons ATGTTGCCGACACCGGTGTCGCTGCCCACACCAATCGCCGTGCAGGCGCCGGGCCTCACCAGTCCGACTACAGAGAAAAGC GTGGCGTTGCCGACCTTTTCCCTGTCGGTAGGCGCCCCGCCTTCGGGCGAAGCTGGCTCCAGGGGCACTTGGTGCGGCGTGCCGAGGTCGGCGTCTTCGACCACTCCGCTCTCGCAGCACACGCCGAGCGCCGCGCAGTCTCCGGTCATCACCAGTACGAGCAGGCAATGGCAGGCGCGCCAGCACAAGGTGCTCCACGGTCTCCGAGAAATG GCTCAAAGCGCACTTCAGCTGCCCGGCGCCCTGTCACAGCGCTCTGGCGATCAGCTTGACAAGGTTGCGAAGCAGTCGCCGGGCGTAACTGTCCCGCTTTGCTTGATGCTCATTATGGTGCTGGTAGCGGCGCTGGTCGTATTGCGGCTTCTGTGGTCCTCGGCTGGGCTAGTGCGTCGCGGCCAACGCTGCGAGACTTACGCGTGCCGCGAACACGCGTCCCAACTGGGCGCCCACCGTGAACGCGAGCCCACGGCTGAACCCTGTGAGGACTTCGGACGCTTCGTGTGTTCTGGCTGGCCCCGCAA ATACGAGATTGCGCAGTCTGTGCGTGAGCAGGCGATAATTGAGTGGATGAACCGAGTCGGCGATCCAGCACGCTCGTATCCGTCGGACGTCAACAAGACGCGGTCCGTTACCTACCGGGCCCTGGCCATGGTTTCCGCGTGCATGAAGCCCGACAAGCTCGAGGACACAGACATTATGGTGAATTTCATGCGGACCCAGGGCTTCGCGTTTCCCGACGAACAATGGCAGCTGAAGCGAGCCAGCTACCGCGAGCAGCTGCGCACGCTTGCTGTGCTGGCCGTCCACTGGAGGTTGCCACTCTGGTTCGACCTGAAGCTCGTGACGTCATCCCGAGGACCAGGCGAAACCAAGGGAACGCGAATCATCTATGTGACGCCGTCGAGCCTGGCCTACATATTCAACCG GATGCATGTTCGTTTGATAAAAGAGGCCGTGCACGGCAGGTACGCCCGGATAGTGTCCTCGGCGGTGTTCAACAACGAGACTTGGCAAGGCGGTCTCTTGGAGCGAAGCATGTACGTCCAGTCGAGCATTCTGGGCAACCTGAGCAACGCGGCCGTAGAAACGACGCACTCTACGGCGGAGCCGTGGTTGGGTGACGTGAAGCACCTGGCCAGATTTGTGACTCAGCTGGACCCGGACGACTGGCGGTACGCTTTCCAGTCCGCCTTTGGCGCCGCTGGCTCACCGCCCATTAGTTTGGACGACCCGGTCTTCGTCAGCGACGTCAGGCTCCTCGACACCATCGAATCGCTCTTGGCGGCGCACTCGCCCTCAGACATTGCTGCCCACACGAGCTGGTGGTTTGCCCAG GTTCTGTCTCCCTTGGCGTACCAGGTTGTAATGGACTCCGTGCGCTCTACCGAGTTCCTCGGCGCCATGGTGCACGTGATTATGTGCGCCATGCAGGTCGAGTCCGTGTACAACGTGCTTCTCGCCGTGCTCGAGCGCAACCGCCTGACGACGGAGACGCGCACTTCGCTCGTGCTGCTCTTCGAGCGACTGCGCAGTGTGGCGATCACGAAGGTCGCCTCCTCGTGCAGGCTCGACGGCGATGCGCGAGCCGCATTTGCCGAAGTCGCTGAGGCAGCGCAAGCCGTCTTCTGGCCCGAAGAGAGCAGCGATGGCCG CAGCGAGGATGTGCTGTTGCGGGACCTGTACGGCGACGCCGAGCCCCGCTCTGACGACGACTTCGTGCAGCGTTGGCTGTCCAGTCGCCGCGCCCTGCGCCATTCTCTCGGCACGGCGGCCGGCGACATTGCGACGCGCGTCTTCAGCGCCGATTACGTCAGCATGGCGTCGCACGACCCCTTCAGGCGGCTGGTCTCGCTGTGGACGGCCGCGCTGGAGCCGCCCTACCACGCCGAGGGCGGCACCAGTGCCATGCGCTTCGGGGGCCTCGGATTCCTCCTCGCCAGGGAGCTGTTTCGGCTCGCCGACGTGGTAGCGGCAACCAGCGTCAACGACAGCAGCGTGACGAGACCTTGGAGTCTGTGGGAAAACGAAGGCGACAACTCGTCAGCGCCGGCTGCGGAGTGCCTCGAAGAAGGCGTCTTTCCGGACCTCCCTGCGCTGGAGACTGCCTACGAAGCATACCTCCAGAATCGCAG